ATCGGGGAGCTCAACTGGTCTTTGATGATGGATCGTCTGTCCAGGCCGATGTGGTTGTGGGATGTGATGGGATCAAATCTCGAGTCAAGGAATCCATGTTGCCCGAGGAGTCGGGACACACGCAACCGCGGTACAGTGGAATGTACTGCTACCGTGCTGTGTTGGATATGGAGACGATGGTTGAAGCGGTCGGCGATCACCGTGCCAGAGTGTCGACTATCTACATCGGTGATGGAGCCTATGGGATCTCATATCCAATCATGAGAGCGCACAAGGTCAACGTGGGCATTTATGTACTGAGCGAGGGTTGGGACCATGAGACATGGGTGAAGCCGGTGACTAAAGAGATAATGCGCCAGGATACGAACAATATGGGCCGATACGTGCGGTCGTTGATTGAGGTACTGAGATGCATTCGTTAGGCCACGGtctttccctcctcctcctcctcctcctcctcctcctcccactATTTCTTTCCTTCTGCTTTgtattcttctcttcttcaagctTTACTTCTTGCATACACAAGATCTCATGCTAAAACTTTCATCTTTCTAGCACATGCCCGATGCCTCCCAATGGGCGCTTTTTGACAATCCCCCCATTTCCACATTTTGTCGCTCCCACGTCGCCATCTTAGGAGACGCCGCCCATGCATCCACGCCTCATCAGGGCGCCGGGGCCGGGCAGGCCATTGAAGATGCGCACGTCCTGGCTGAGCTTCTGAGCGATGATCGCGTGCGGACCAGTCGAGATGTGATCGCTGCTTTCCAAGCCTACGACGAGGTCCGTCGTCCCCGCACTCAAGAAGTTGTGAGCAGCAGTAAAACGGGTGCCGATCTCTTGTGCTTGTGTCTGGACGGCGTGGGGAATGACGCGGAAAAGCTCAGAGAAGCATTTCAATCGCGATTTCGCTGGCTGTGGGATTTGGATATTCCCGAGCAAGCCGAGCGGGCCAGGCGAATGATGTATAGTCATTTAGAAGCATTAGTGGAGAGGTGATAGCCTTTGCAGGTTGACTAGGTAGTCGAATCTGTCGCCAGTTGTTTATTTCATCTACTTTGTAGGACATGGACGGAGTATCTCGGTTCATTTGTGAAATCAAAGCATTCAAGGTAGATGCCCATTCGGAACCGATCAACGACTCGGacgactctctctctcttaccCCAATTCACGTAtccgtctttcttttctttttctttttttggggggttttttggttttggacaaaagaaaaggaactaACCTCAAGGCAAAAAAGCGACCTGGTCAGATTTGTCCGCTCACCCGGGCATCACATCCTTATTCACCCATGGCTATTTCCCAAAACAGTCATTCATGCAGATGGCAGATCATCTGAAACCAGACCAACAAATTCaattttttccttccccccttcagCAGCAATCATGAACCTTGACCCCGCTTTGGATGGATttcaccccctcctctcctctgATGGAAATAGGAAGCACTTGGAGAAAAATGCATCTTCCTACTCTGTCATTATGGTGGAGGTGGTACTTCAACCAGGTGTACTACTTTGTACTGGATGAATGTTTATTTATCCACAAGGTATAATTTGCAGTGACTGGCATATGATAATCTCCATACTAAGGTATTAGCCGCGACGGCCCCTCGAGCTACATATAAGGCCGGAAAAGAATCTTAGCCCTTGTTGGAAATagagggaaaacaaaaataagCAAAACTCTTTTCTGGCTCTCGTGTTGAAAGTACACACCTCACGTCCGAAGGATCGATTTCTTCAACCTTGGAAAAGTGACGATTTGGGCATTTTTCCACATCAGGCTTGGAAACTTAGTTCTGATTCTGTTCTATCGATCAATCATACTACATattcatcttgatctttcTGGTCACAGATCAAAAATGGCCGAATTTACCATTCCAGATGATATTCTTTCCAATATCAAAGATCAAGTCATCTTGATTACCGGTGAGATTTGCCCTGATCAATCATACACAACACCCATCTACACCTATACAGATCtatccatctcttcctcctcattcaCTCCAACGCCTctacacacacactctctctctctatttcTCTTATCTAACCCCCATCTCTCCCTCCAAACCTCCCAGGCGGATCCTCAGGTATCGGTCGCACAACCGCCGAACTATGCGCCAACCTCGGCGCCAAAGTCGTCATCGGAGACTTGAAACCTCCCCTCATCGACCCCCCTTCCGACCCCCTCCACACAAACATCAAATTCGTCCCCGTCGACGTAACTTCCTGGCAAAGTCTCCGCCTCCTCTTCGACGAAACCGACAAACTCTACGGCGGCATTGACCACGTCTTCGCCAACGCAGGCGTAGCTCCCACCACGGACTTTCTCAACCTCCACCCTCTCACGCCCGAACAACTCGAACCGCCTGATCTGCGCACCATCCAGGTCAATCTCACCGCATTGCTGTACACGGTGCACCTGAGCACGGCGTACATGAAGAGTCTGGCGAGTCGGCGTCCGCTGCGCCCAACGGGGAGTATCGTACTGGCGGGGTCGGCCACTTCGTATCAGACGTTTCGGGCGGGGGATTATACGATTGCCAAGCATGGAGTGTTGGGGATGATTCGGGGGATGACGGTGCagttggaggcggaggggTCAATTCGGTTGAATGCGGTGACGCCCTCGTGGACGGAGACGGGGATCATTCCGACGATGGGGGCGTTGCGCGAGATGGGGGTGCAGGTGCAGGCGCCCGAGGTGGTGGCGAGGAgtgtggtgttg
The nucleotide sequence above comes from Penicillium oxalicum strain HP7-1 chromosome II, whole genome shotgun sequence. Encoded proteins:
- a CDS encoding 6-methylsalicylic acid decarboxylase atA; translated protein: MSTTTATSDAAKEFTVTIVGGGIGGLALAVGLLRRKVPVQIYEAASAFSEIGLGLSIGPAAHRAMPLIDPQIREIYDALVTTHADSPGYEEYRQTWFEIVWASGGQEGEVLTNLKALPSGQTTLRRAQFLDALVGLIPTEIVHFGKRLDHYLETDRGAQLVFDDGSSVQADVVVGCDGIKSRVKESMLPEESGHTQPRYSGMYCYRAVLDMETMVEAVGDHRARVSTIYIGDGAYGISYPIMRAHKVNVGIYVLSEGWDHETWVKPVTKEIMRQDTNNMGRYVRSLIEHMPDASQWALFDNPPISTFCRSHVAILGDAAHASTPHQGAGAGQAIEDAHVLAELLSDDRVRTSRDVIAAFQAYDEVRRPRTQEVVSSSKTGADLLCLCLDGVGNDAEKLREAFQSRFRWLWDLDIPEQAERARRMMYSHLEALVER